Genomic segment of Cryptococcus depauperatus CBS 7841 chromosome 8, complete sequence:
CCAACGACAGAGCCAATCATTTCAGGAACGATAATCATGTCTCGCAAGTGGGTCTTCACCATAGCAGGCTTCTCGTTTGCACCGGCCTCAGTCTTGGCCTTTCGAAGCTTCTTGATGAGACCGAGAGGTCGTCGCTTGAGACCTCGTTGGAACCTCCTTCGGGCGCGGGCATGAACAAGCTGTTGGCAGAGTGCATTGTATGGGAATTGGAGAGGAGCAAGAGATATTGTTATCAGTAAGAGACCAGAATAAATTGTCGCCAGAGACATACGTTGATAAAGTCTTCGTTAGAGAGGTCAAGGAGGTTGTCGAGCTCGACGCCCCGGTACTGGTACTTCCTAAAGGATCGAGAAGCCTTCTTGGCAGCAGCTTCCTCTTGAGAAGTGAATTCAGCCTGGAAATGTTTCGTTAGTCATTATTTTCAGGCTACATTATAGAAATTCTCCGtctgcctcttctttgacagttgccttgctcctcttctgGTTCTCTCAAGACGCTCCTTCTTGTCCAATCCCTCTTTATAATAGTTTCCTCTTTTATTCCCTTTATACCCGAGGATCGTCCAACTCACCATTTTCTACAATTGACAGCAACGATGCCAGCGATAAAGGTGATCAACAGCAAGTCGATGTCGAGACGGACAAAATGGACAATGACGGTTAGAAGGGTAGGTCGAAGCAATTAgtcagcttctttcttttgatatatTATTTACGTACAAATCTTGATGCgtagaaagagaagagatgtcGAATTTTGCATGAAACCCAGAAACTGCTGCCAGGGAGAGTTCCATTCGGTCTTTAACGGCATTTTGAATCACGAGTTTGGAAGAAATACTTGTGGCGAAATCTGGTTCCGCACTTTCCCTTCCAACTATGAAGAGTTTATCCCATCAATGTGCGGTCTCCTCCGCCGTTCCTGGTTGTTGCATTTCTACAAATTATccaaaacaacaacattctttcttctttcttcaacctcGATGCACTGTTTAGCAGTGCTCTCTCCTCCCTTTAACTATTGTAATGGGAAGGAAAGAAACGGAGCGGGGACAGAGAGAATTATCGAGTAGTCTCGTCCATTGTAAGCACCATAACAGGGTGTTGAGATAGCCTTTCTAACATCCGGAGGCTATCTTGGATGAGAGTCTTGACATATTTCTTATATGTTGTTGTGTTGTCAACGAATGTCATCTTATGTCAATCTAAGGGatacttttcttgatctccCTACATGTGCATGTGAATAAGTATAAAAGAACTGTTGAATGTACTGATATCACCTTAGTACTGAAGTTGGACTACAAACAGTATATAATATACAAGTGAACAAGAAATGCAAATGCATATTACTATACAACAAGGTTTGAATTAATGCACCACAACCAAAACCATGTCGTCTCTTGACCTTCCAAGCATCATTCTAATGTTAAGACACTGCTCCACTAAATCAGCAATCAACATCCAGTAAACTTCGAAAAAACAATACTCGCCTTCTTTCGCTCTTCCCCGTCGCAGGGTAATACATACTCCACTCAAATTCCCATCCATCTTCACCTATTCCCCTTACAAACTTTCCAGGGTTGAACACATGACAACCTTCGTATGTTAGTTCATACTTTTCATATTTGTCTGCCAGAACCAATGCGGATGGCATTGGATAAAGTCGCAAAGCATGATCGAATTCCCATAGAGTTGGGCGTATCGTTAGTGGGAGGGGAGACAAATGTGTTTGGTCTAGTATAGTTTGAACAAACTAGCATGTTTAAGCTGCCTTGCTCTCTTGAGTATACAAACCAAAAATACATACGTATCGTTTCATATCCACCCCATCGCCTTCTTTACAGACCACCAAATTTCTGATCATCTTGCCCATTAAATTTTCCCTACAAATCACAATTTCCATACCGAAATACTTTATTCGACAGGGATTACTGACGAATTGGGCGTTTGGTATTTTGGAAATGAGTTGGGAAGCCAAAGCAGATGGTATCGCAGGACGAGGGAGAACAGGTGAAGACCATGGATCGGCAGGACCAGGTACAAAGACGAAATGGCTTGAATGTAATAATGGAATGGAAATCAACAGTTCCGTCAGTCCGTTGAACCCTCGAATATACTGATCCATTCCTTCATCACATTGCCAGCCTGCTTGACAGAAGTTGCCACAGAGGACAAAGACCATTGGTCGATATTCTGCTGTATTGGCATATCCTTCAAACATTTGTTGAAGGGCAGAGAGGACTCGGGGATGGTCTAACCAAATGTCAGAGAGgacaacaaaagatacttGTGTATTTGCGAGGACTGTTGGGAGATACTTTTGCTATCAAGAGGTCAGGTATaatcaagtcttttcaatAGACGGACCTCTTCTTTGATGGATATGGCTCCTCCACCAAGGAAATCGATATGTCCATGTAAAGATCTTGCAACCTCTCTTTTTTCGCTTGGTGGATGTCCCAATGCCAACACTCTGACTTTTTCCTCTACAGTCCATTCTCCTTCGATAAGTACCATGCATCCCTCGGTAAACAAGCCCTCCCCAGGAACAGCATCTTCCATATCTAGCTCTACCATTCCATCGGGATCTTCCAAACAGAGAGCACCAGCAGGCGAACGACACAAGATGCCAAAGAGGAGGAATAGTTGGTTGGGTCGGCCGAGGAGTTGACGAGTTGAAGATAGCTTGAGATAAGTTGAACGATCGGTGCCTCCAATAGCTGGGGGAGTGAAGTTTTCGTTTCGTAGGATGATGTCTTTGATGATTGCCCAGCGCTCTCGAAGAAATGCAGATTTTGAGGCAGCATCGCCGGCGAGACTAGGCTTGTTTTTTGCTCTGAGTTGTGTGAGAGAAGTATGGCTCATGAATTGATTTCACTTACATGACAAACCCAGAACGAACCGAGTCGAAGCGAATAGCAGGCATTTTGAACGCATCAATAACTGAAAAGTGAGACTCGACATTGACTTCAGAAGGGTCTGCTATTTGAGAGTCTTCTGTGGTCTTTACAAATACGTATCAGTGGCAATATCACGAAAGCGACCCATGGGTAGAAGCGCACACCGAGTTGGAGATTTTCAAATGCCTTTTTGAGCGCCGGAAGCGAGACGAGTGAGGATGAATCTAACTCTCATCAGGGCACGAAGAAGCCGGATGTGACTCACCTTCCGCTTTGAGATACTCTTTCGCCCAGAGTTCTAAGCCAATaatccattcttcttcGGGTATGTCATTCTACAGCTGATGTTTACAAGTATTTCAACTATCACTATATTTTACACACCTCATTAAGTACCTGTTCAATATGATGCAATGCAGCGGCTGGCAGTGTAAGCGAGTGCTTAGTGGAAAAAACCTGGTAGAATGTTAGAATGCCTCTAGCGATTCCAAACATACCTTGACAATGGCCGCTCGCATCTTTCGAACCATTTTGGCAAGTATTTATAAAGTCAACGACGAAAAGACGCGTCGTAAATATATAAAAACGTCAAAACGCGCGGTGGAGGTAAACGGGGTGATCAAATAGGTAGATAGGCGCGTCCATAGCAAAAGATGACTAGGCGCGCCTAATTAATTCATGGTCTATCACTTATTGGGTCCCACAACTCCTttactttctcttttcatcacaACAGACCCAGCGAAACATTATGGCGCTGAGAAAGCTGCAGGGTAAGCATAAAATGATCCTCATCGAGCGTGTTTGTAGCTACAGATACTGACGAAATGCTTGTATTGCTGTGGCAATGAATGAACCACCCTCTCTTACTTATacttttctgtttctttccttGTGGTAATAGCGGAAATTGATAGGACGCTCAAGTCCGTTGCCACTGGCGTAGAGGTCTTCGAAGGCACTTTTGATAAACTCAACCATGCCACCAACACTACACAGAAAGATAAGCTGGAAAATGATCTCAAAACGCAAATCAAGAAACTCCAGCGTATGCGTGATCAAATCAAAGCATGGCTTGGAAACGGCGACATTAAGGACAAAACACAGTTGTTAGAGAACAGGCGGTTGATTGAAACGCAAATGGAGCGTTTTAAAGCTTtagaaaaagagacaaagatgaaggcaTTCTCCAAGGAAGGCCTCATTGCCCAGTCTAGGCTTGATCCAGCAGAAAAAGCCAAGCGAGACGTCATAGACTGGATTGGATCAACCACAGATGAGCTTTCGCGTCAAATTGAGCAGACTGAAGCTGAAGCAGAAACGCTTCAAGCtacaaagaaaaagaagcaaagcaGCGAGAGACTGGAGGAGCTCGAAGAATTGAACGAAAGAAGAGAGTGGCATATCGGAAGACTTGAAATTGTACAGAGAATGTTGGAGAATGGTCAATTAGGCGTCTCAGACGTGGAAGATATCCAAGAAGATGTCAAGTATTTCGTTGAGGCCAACATGGTGAGACATCCATAATCAAACTGTACATTCTAACAATGGAATAGGAGGAAGACTTTGACTTTGACAATGGTATCTACGACGAACTTAATCTTCAAGATCTTGAGGAAGACTATCATGACTTTACACATGACCATGCTGAACAAactcctctttctccttctccagaGCCAATTGCAAAGACTCCAGCCAAAACCCCTGCTCCCGATAAGATAACCCCGGCCAAGGGTCGCTCTGCTTCACATACGTCTCAGCCTGAAACCGAAGAGCCAAGTAGCCCAATAACGAAGAAGACACCATTAAAAAAGACGACTATGGATaaggaaaaaaaggaaaaggaaaaagaggagaaaaagaaagaagaaaaagagaagaaggagcGTGAACGTGAACGTGAAGAacgagagaaagagaaagaagagcgagagaaGTCCTCTACTGCACCTACCCCTGCCAAGCCTGTATCTCTACCTCCGATCCGCTATGCGGCAGCGGCTGCAGCGGCTGTATCTGGTTCTTCATCTGTTCCTGTGGGTCATGTTGCTGCGCCTATTCATGAAAGtcccaaagaagagaagcaagaaCCTCAACCTCAACTTTCTTCCCTTCCGCCTCCACCGCCAGGACTCTATTCTACGCCTAGTCAAGGCCCTCAAACGCAACAACCACAACAACCACAACAACCTCTGGCTCCTGTTCCTACGCCTGCGCCTGCCCAATCTGAGCATGCACCAAGCATTTCTGCTCCTTCGGATAATGCCGCAACTACTGCATCTCTAGCGCATTCACAGACGCCTGCacttcaagctcaacaaccATCTCAACAGCAGTATAtacagcaacaacaaccGCCACAACCACCACAGCCGTCACAGCCGTCACAACCGTCACAACCACAACCGCAGCAACAAGAGGCAGGTGTCATGGGCAATTTAATGCAAAGCTTTGAGGTagcaaaagagatttgTGAGTATGAATGTTTAGTATGCAAAATGGGCTGGGGATGCGTCTTCCATTATCCCAGGGGGTGGGGTATACCCAAGCGATTGCgccaaaagaaatggaacTGGTCCAAAGATATGAGTGTTTCTACTGTCGGTGATGGTGTATCTATGCGGACTGGCATGGGCGTAAGTAACATGGAGACTATCATGTTGAATGGCGTCGATGTGCTTTCCGGCGCCACACACAATTATAGAAGGCGCAGAGGGGAAAACGGGGGTGAGGGCGAGGAGGAGTCGTGATATCCAGAAACTGATTGCTGACATATGACACCATAGCCAAaaggagaggagaagacGGAGGCGACCTTCAGTTGGCACTGGAAGGAAGTTTTGCAAATGTGCCTCAGCAAATTGATGCTGAGCCGTAAGTCACCGTATAGTACGCCAAGCAGTTCTTACTGACGGGTGGCAGACCAAGGTATTATCATCCCAAAAACCCAATCAAGACCCCGTCCCACTATCCCCAATCACCTCTGCCTCTACTTGCCTCCCCCTCGCCTGCACTGTTTGCCCGGCTCGATCTCGACCAACTgttttacatcttttacTACATGACTGGTACCTACCATCAATGGCTTGCTGCCAGAGagctgaagaagcaaagTTGGAGGTTCCACAAGCAGTACCTGACATGGTTTCAACGTGCACACAATCCTCAGGCTATCACTGGAGATTATGAACAAGGGGGATACTACTACTTTGACTGGGAGAACAGCTGGTgccagagaagaaagagcgATTTCAGATTTGAGGTAGGTGTTTGGCGTCACTGGGCGTAGGACTGACGTGTTATAGTACCGATGGTTATCAGATCATTGATAACGTCACGTGATTTAGCAGCTCACTCCTTTCCAGATTTCGAATACAAGCTCTTTTTTCCCATGCATCGAGTTACCATGCCATGTTTCATGTTTCATACCGGGTGGATGATGGGCGCTGATCGATTAACCCCGTTGATAGGGATCGATGAAACACGAAAGACGTATACGATGGGCGCTGCTAACTTGAGACACGGATAATAATTAAGATGGACAGCCATTTTTCGGTAGAGTCCGTTCTTTACTGATCTGCGGTTTTCCGTCTATTCGCGAAATTCGGGAAACCGAACCGACGTAACAAATCTGGCCCATAGTGTTTGCCTGCGCAAGATACAATACTGCTTCCACCCATTAGCTAGAAATCCTCATCGCTTTTACAAGACACAGTATCGGCTCTCCATTATGACCAACCCATAGCCGAAATATTGGTATCGGTCCTATTTGTTCCTACCAACGATCACTTGGACGGGTTGTCCCATCCCGCTGCCTTCGACGCATGATGGGGTAAGAGGAGGGTGAGTCTGCAGCTCACGATGGTATGTCTCTTACTCTGCGGACAAGGAATTGCCAGAAAGACAGAGAACGCTGGAAGCGAATCAGCCAAGCATGACAAAACATTTACGTAACGACAAGACGCAGTGATGAGATAGGACAAAAGGAGGTAATTAACGGTAAGCCCTCTGTGAGTCACGGTCCGTGCATAGGCACGGCTAGCTGCCAATCTGCAAAGATGAGGCGAGAATCAGTATGGCTGCTAGCACCTGTGTGGTGAGTGGGGGGACTGAATAAGGTTGATGGGATGGATGATGAGAGGTGACGAGACCCCAGTTCACGACGGGCGGCGAGCGCCGAAAGCTGCGCCAGCAAACAAAAGCCATATGGGCGATTAATCATGGCCCAATGGAGGAAATCGTGATAGCATAAGGTATGGCTGATTAAGTTGGACAGACAATAGCTGATGGTTGTTGCTTTTGTATGGTCGTCCTAGTTTGGCAGTACTTCCTATAAGCTCTATCCTTTCATTGTCCGCCTATAGTTTCCATATGCTGCTATATGATTCTCATACGCCGCTCCCCCACATCTACCACTCCTTTCGGGTCTTTTCATCTACTGTGTATATATGATGAAAAATGATGGACGCTAACCCCTAAGCCAGGCACGCTATCGAGCATACCTTTTCACCCATGGAATCGGTAGAGAGGTATATATAGAGAGAGGTGGgattttttattttattttgtttCGTTTCGTTTGAATTGTATCTTGATTACAAACTACCATTCCATTGTGTCGCACTTTTCTAATCACCTCATGATGGCTTCCAGTGCTGTCCCAGTGATGATGACCAGAAGACACCGCTCCCGGCTATGCTCTCAAGCTGGACACTCGCGACCTCGTTCTGGGCAAGATGCGTCTGGGTGTAGAAACGGTACGTACACGTCGCGTGGTGGCGGGTGTGGGACGGGAGCTGGGTCTTGTTGGGTTGTTGGGTTGTTTTTGCTGATAGGCTATGTAGGCGATGGTGCATTGGATCGCATTGCCCAGGTGTCAGCGAATTCTCTTGAAAATTCGGTTGGACGTAAGTCGGCGTAGTATAACGAGAAAATGGCTGACGCCATTTTGAAAATCAGTCGCGTTCAAGGCGGACAGGAAACCTGTCCGGAATCCTTTGCCAGACTTGACTCGCGTCGCGACGGCTGCACAGACCGCCGCTGTCTTGTCGCGGCCACCGCCGCCCACCATTTTTGGTCGGCCCGGTACCCGGCCTTTTACGTTGGATCCACTTCCGTTCAAGGACCAAGACGTTCCACTGCCAAAGGCGTACAATGCTGCATATCCTCATCCACTGACGGCGTACACGTCGCCGGGAGTGAATCCCAAGGCGGTCGAAGCCTCAGGGTATTTGGCTCACCTCGAGAAACTCATGGAGGAGGATCCCAAGGCTGCACTCGGGACGATTTTTCATGACGCAGGTTTTGACGATTTGCAACATTCGGTGTACCTCGTCTTTACGGCCAAAGGCAACGCAGAGGATGGCAGGCCAGGGAATGGCATTCCAGAGGCCATGTGGAGCCAGTTTGAGAATCCCTGTAATGCGAGGTTACCGAGTGTGCATTtggttgaaaagattatgAACACTGGACAACAAGAACAGGCAAGTGTTGGGTCGCCCAACGTACCGAGCAATGTTGGACCGAGGTTCAACCAGCACCATCCGCTATCGGTCGAGTATGGCGACCGTACTGCTTTGCTCTGCTCTGGTATAGTGTCTCCTATGAGCGACGTTCGTCCGAACCGACAAGGCGAGGTCTACCATGGCGGGCATGCCACACAGAAACACATGATACAtctggaggaagaaggaatgggTGAGAGGGAAAGGGCTGGAAAGCCTGCTTGGAAGACTGAGATTTGCGTCGCATACGAAAAGACAGGACATTGTCAGTATGACAGTGGGTGCAAGGTGTGTGTTTTGCTGTTTTGAGAGGCAAAAGCTGATGAAGATAGTTTGCGCATGGTATACACGAATTACGAATCACCCAGCATGATTTATCTGTTCGCGGACTTGCCTCTCCAGTGATAGCGCCCACCCAAGCTGGATATTTTGTTGAAGACCGAATGATACGAGATGGATCGTCTTCCACACAAGCTGTTTCATTTGCCAAGGCGCAGAATGCCACATCACAACTCACCAGAGCACAGATGCAATGGCAAGCAACTCTTTCAGGGTATGATCAAAGATGGTATCGCCG
This window contains:
- a CDS encoding ribosomal protein S19 → MAEFTSQEEAAAKKASRSFRKYQYRGVELDNLLDLSNEDFINLVHARARRRFQRGLKRRPLGLIKKLRKAKTEAGANEKPAMVKTHLRDMIIVPEMIGSVVGVYNGKTFTTVEIKPEMTGHYLGEFSITYKPVGHSRGANMKDSRFVPLK
- a CDS encoding DNA polymerase epsilon subunit B codes for the protein MRAFENLQLGTTEDSQIADPSEVNVESHFSVIDAFKMPAIRFDSVRSGFVIAKNKPSLAGDAASKSAFLRERWAIIKDIILRNENFTPPAIGGTDRSTYLKLSSTRQLLGRPNQLFLLFGILCRSPAGALCLEDPDGMVELDMEDAVPGEGLFTEGCMVLIEGEWTVEEKVRVLALGHPPSEKREVARSLHGHIDFLGGGAISIKEEQKYLPTVLANTQVSFVVLSDIWLDHPRVLSALQQMFEGYANTAEYRPMVFVLCGNFCQAGWQCDEGMDQYIRGFNGLTELLISIPLLHSSHFVFVPGPADPWSSPVLPRPAIPSALASQLISKIPNAQFVSNPCRIKYFGMEIVICRENLMGKMIRNLVVCKEGDGVDMKRYFVQTILDQTHLSPLPLTIRPTLWEFDHALRLYPMPSALVLADKYEKYELTYEGCHVFNPGKFVRGIGEDGWEFEWSMYYPATGKSERSVLTLE